In the genome of Pseudomonas putida, one region contains:
- a CDS encoding EamA family transporter, with product MLATSLVLVAALLHATWNTLIKFSGERLLVIASMDLVALAFAVAAVAFVDFPPTHIWPWLLASALAEQLYRFLLIQAYRVGDLGLVYPLMRGLSPLVVLGLTLAFAGESLSDKQIIGILLIPCGMACLLWQGGGGDRLPWSMLPVVALIGLCIGCYTWFDGRAVQLWGKPLDYLVWLTLLSAWPFPLLASVARRAPFVLFWRIQWRLGLAVGICVLLSYALVLWAMHLGSVAEAAALRELSVILVVLLGMRYLKEPFGGPRLLACGLVLAGMLVMKL from the coding sequence GTGTTGGCAACTTCGCTGGTTTTGGTCGCGGCTCTGCTCCACGCGACCTGGAATACCCTGATCAAATTCAGTGGCGAGCGCCTGCTGGTGATCGCCAGCATGGACCTTGTCGCTCTGGCTTTCGCCGTGGCGGCGGTGGCGTTCGTAGACTTTCCACCGACGCACATCTGGCCTTGGTTGCTCGCTTCGGCCCTGGCCGAGCAGCTGTACCGTTTTCTGTTGATCCAGGCGTATCGGGTTGGCGACCTGGGGCTGGTCTATCCTCTGATGCGCGGTTTGTCGCCTTTGGTGGTGCTGGGGCTTACGCTGGCCTTTGCCGGCGAATCGTTGAGCGACAAGCAGATCATCGGCATTCTGCTGATTCCTTGCGGCATGGCCTGCTTGCTGTGGCAGGGCGGCGGCGGTGACCGCCTGCCGTGGTCGATGCTGCCGGTGGTCGCGCTGATCGGCCTGTGCATCGGTTGCTATACCTGGTTCGATGGCAGGGCTGTGCAGCTCTGGGGCAAACCGTTGGATTACCTGGTCTGGTTGACTTTGCTCAGTGCCTGGCCCTTCCCATTATTGGCAAGCGTGGCGCGGCGGGCGCCGTTCGTGTTGTTCTGGCGTATCCAATGGCGCCTCGGGCTGGCAGTGGGGATATGCGTGCTGCTGAGCTATGCCCTGGTGTTGTGGGCCATGCACTTGGGGTCGGTTGCTGAAGCGGCGGCGCTGCGGGAGTTGAGCGTGATCCTCGTGGTGCTGCTGGGCATGCGTTACCTCAAAGAACCTTTTGGCGGGCCAAGACTCCTAGCTTGCGGGCTGGTCCTGGCAGGCATGCTGGTGATGAAGCTCTGA
- the metK gene encoding methionine adenosyltransferase, giving the protein MSEYSLFTSESVSEGHPDKIADQISDAVLDAIIAQDKYARVACETLVKTGVAIIAGEVTTSAWVDLEDLVRKVIIDIGYNSSDVGFDGATCAVMNIIGKQSVDIAQGVDRSKPEDQGAGDQGLMFGYASNETDVLMPAPICFSHRLVERQAEARKSGLLPWLRPDAKSQVTCRYENGKVVGIDAVVLSTQHNPEVSYKDLREAVMELIVKHTLPAELLHKDTQFHINPTGNFIIGGPVGDCGLTGRKIIVDSYGGMARHGGGAFSGKDPSKVDRSAAYAGRYVAKNIVAAGLADRCEIQVSYAIGVAQPTSISIDTFGTGKIADDKIVQLVRECFDLRPYAITTMLDLLHPMYQETAAYGHFGRIPQQKTVGDDTFTTFTWERTDRVDALRAAAGL; this is encoded by the coding sequence ATGAGCGAATACTCCCTTTTCACTTCCGAGTCCGTGTCCGAAGGGCATCCGGACAAGATCGCCGACCAGATTTCGGACGCGGTCCTTGATGCAATCATCGCCCAGGACAAATACGCCCGCGTAGCCTGCGAAACCCTGGTCAAGACCGGTGTCGCCATCATTGCCGGCGAAGTGACCACCTCCGCCTGGGTCGACCTGGAAGATCTGGTGCGCAAAGTCATCATCGACATCGGCTACAACAGCTCCGACGTTGGCTTCGACGGCGCCACCTGCGCCGTGATGAACATCATCGGCAAGCAATCGGTAGACATCGCTCAAGGCGTCGACCGTTCCAAGCCGGAAGACCAGGGCGCGGGCGACCAGGGCCTGATGTTCGGCTACGCCAGCAACGAAACCGACGTGCTGATGCCTGCCCCGATCTGCTTCTCCCACCGCCTGGTCGAGCGCCAGGCCGAAGCGCGCAAGTCCGGCCTGCTGCCGTGGCTGCGTCCGGACGCCAAGTCGCAGGTCACCTGCCGTTACGAAAATGGCAAGGTCGTGGGTATCGATGCCGTGGTCCTGTCGACCCAGCACAACCCGGAAGTCTCCTACAAAGACCTGCGTGAAGCCGTCATGGAGCTGATCGTCAAGCACACCCTGCCTGCCGAGCTGCTGCACAAGGACACCCAGTTCCACATCAACCCAACCGGCAACTTCATCATTGGTGGCCCGGTGGGCGACTGCGGCCTGACCGGTCGCAAGATCATCGTCGACTCCTACGGCGGCATGGCCCGCCACGGTGGCGGCGCGTTCTCCGGCAAGGACCCGTCCAAGGTCGACCGTTCGGCGGCCTACGCCGGACGCTACGTAGCCAAGAACATCGTTGCCGCAGGCCTGGCTGACCGCTGCGAGATCCAGGTGTCCTACGCCATCGGCGTGGCCCAACCGACCTCCATCTCGATCGACACCTTCGGCACCGGCAAGATCGCCGACGACAAGATCGTGCAATTGGTCCGCGAGTGCTTCGACCTGCGTCCATACGCCATTACCACCATGCTCGACCTGCTGCACCCGATGTACCAGGAAACTGCTGCCTACGGTCACTTTGGCCGTATCCCACAGCAGAAGACTGTGGGCGACGACACCTTCACCACTTTCACCTGGGAACGTACCGATCGCGTCGACGCCCTGCGCGCCGCAGCCGGCCTGTAA
- a CDS encoding cation:proton antiporter translates to MLELVAAFICLTTLLTYVNYRFIGLPPAIGVMVTALLFSLILQGLSLIGFPGLEARVEGLMNQIDFNDLLMHWMLSFLLFAGALHVNLADLRSYRWPIGLLATFGVLIATVVIGYLAHWVFSLFGWSVPLIYCLLFGALISPTDPIAVLGALRTANASKPLKTTIVGESLFNDGTAVVVFTVLLGIVQLGEAPSFADTAMLFAREAIGGIVFGGVIGYATYRMIKSVEQYQVEVMLTLALVIGGSAMSHELHVSAPIAMVVAGLIIGNLGRNLAMNDMTRRYMDGFWELIDDMLNALLFAVIGLELLLLPFNWLHLAAGAVLAVAVLLSRLLTVAPAIVMLRRWRSVPKGTVRVLTWGGLRGGVSVALALSLPAGAERDLLLSITYIVVLSSILVQGLSIGRVVRGVTAQS, encoded by the coding sequence ATGCTTGAACTTGTTGCCGCTTTTATCTGCCTGACCACCCTCCTCACCTACGTCAACTATCGCTTCATAGGCCTGCCACCGGCCATTGGCGTGATGGTCACCGCATTGCTGTTCTCCTTGATCCTGCAGGGCCTGAGCCTGATCGGCTTCCCCGGCCTGGAAGCCCGCGTCGAAGGGCTGATGAACCAGATCGACTTCAACGACCTGTTGATGCACTGGATGCTGTCGTTCCTGCTGTTCGCCGGTGCGCTACATGTCAACCTCGCCGATCTGCGCAGCTACCGTTGGCCGATCGGCCTGCTGGCGACCTTCGGCGTCCTGATCGCCACGGTGGTGATCGGCTATCTGGCCCATTGGGTCTTCTCGTTGTTCGGCTGGAGCGTGCCGCTGATCTACTGCCTGCTGTTCGGCGCGCTGATCTCCCCCACCGACCCGATTGCCGTACTCGGCGCACTGCGTACCGCCAATGCCTCCAAACCGCTCAAGACAACGATCGTGGGCGAATCACTGTTCAATGACGGCACGGCGGTGGTGGTGTTCACCGTACTGCTGGGTATCGTCCAACTCGGCGAGGCGCCAAGCTTTGCCGACACCGCAATGCTGTTCGCCCGCGAAGCCATCGGCGGGATCGTCTTTGGCGGTGTGATCGGTTACGCCACCTACCGCATGATCAAGAGCGTCGAGCAGTACCAGGTCGAGGTGATGTTGACCCTGGCGTTGGTGATCGGCGGCTCGGCCATGAGCCACGAACTGCACGTCTCGGCGCCGATCGCCATGGTCGTGGCCGGACTGATCATCGGCAACCTGGGACGCAACCTGGCGATGAACGACATGACGCGTCGCTACATGGATGGTTTCTGGGAACTGATCGACGACATGCTCAACGCCCTGCTGTTCGCCGTGATCGGCCTGGAGCTGTTGTTGCTGCCGTTCAACTGGTTGCACCTGGCCGCCGGAGCCGTGCTGGCCGTGGCGGTGCTACTGTCGCGTCTGCTGACCGTGGCGCCGGCGATCGTGATGCTGCGCCGCTGGCGCAGCGTGCCCAAGGGCACCGTCCGCGTACTGACCTGGGGTGGCCTGCGCGGCGGGGTATCGGTAGCCCTGGCGCTGTCGCTGCCCGCTGGCGCCGAGCGTGACCTGCTGCTGTCGATCACTTACATCGTGGTGCTGTCGTCGATCCTGGTGCAGGGGTTGAGCATCGGACGGGTGGTGCGCGGGGTTACTGCACAGTCGTAA
- the mltA gene encoding murein transglycosylase A, producing the protein MRSALRHLAWALPALALLVGCNGGENAKPEPHAVATYAPATWQDLPSVSDDDLLAGFQAWRNGCEKLKRDPVWAVTCEAAARMPEDAAQVRAFLQQNLEVYGLRSAQNNANGLITGYYEPVYPGSLNRTDAAHVPVYGIPEDMIVVDLASVYPELKGKRLRGRLDGRVLKPYDTAEVINRDGVKAPVLAWLTDPMDLQFLQIQGSGRIQLEDGRQLRLGYADQNGHPYRPIGRWLVEQGQLKKEDVTMGSIHAWAQANPQRVPELLASNPSYVFFGTRPDSNEGPRGSLNVPLSAGYSVAIDRKVIPLGSLLWLSTTRPDGSPVVRPVGAQDTGGAITGEVRADLFWGTGPEAGELAGNMKQPGQIWMLWPKGAALPEVPKVP; encoded by the coding sequence ATGAGATCTGCTCTGCGCCACCTGGCCTGGGCGCTTCCCGCCCTGGCCCTGCTGGTTGGTTGCAACGGCGGCGAGAACGCCAAACCCGAACCCCACGCCGTGGCGACCTACGCCCCGGCCACCTGGCAAGACCTGCCAAGCGTCAGTGACGACGATCTGCTGGCTGGTTTCCAAGCCTGGCGCAATGGCTGCGAAAAGCTCAAGCGTGACCCGGTCTGGGCCGTTACCTGCGAGGCCGCGGCGCGGATGCCTGAGGACGCTGCCCAGGTCCGCGCGTTTCTGCAGCAGAACCTGGAGGTCTACGGCCTGCGCTCGGCGCAAAACAATGCCAACGGCCTGATCACCGGCTACTACGAACCGGTCTACCCCGGAAGCCTCAACCGCACCGATGCCGCCCACGTGCCGGTGTATGGCATTCCCGAGGACATGATCGTGGTCGACCTGGCCAGCGTCTATCCGGAGCTCAAGGGCAAACGCCTGCGCGGGCGCCTCGATGGCCGCGTGCTCAAGCCCTACGACACCGCTGAAGTGATCAACCGCGACGGCGTAAAAGCACCGGTACTGGCCTGGCTGACCGATCCGATGGACCTGCAGTTCTTGCAGATCCAAGGCTCCGGGCGAATTCAGCTCGAAGACGGGCGCCAACTGCGTCTGGGCTATGCCGACCAGAACGGCCACCCCTATCGCCCCATCGGCCGCTGGCTGGTGGAGCAAGGCCAGTTGAAGAAAGAGGACGTGACCATGGGCAGCATTCATGCCTGGGCCCAGGCCAACCCGCAGCGGGTTCCCGAGCTGCTGGCCAGCAACCCCAGCTACGTGTTCTTCGGCACCCGCCCTGACAGCAACGAAGGCCCACGCGGCTCGTTGAACGTACCGCTGAGCGCTGGCTACAGCGTCGCCATCGATCGCAAGGTGATCCCCCTGGGCAGCCTGCTGTGGCTGTCCACCACCCGTCCAGATGGCAGCCCGGTGGTGCGACCGGTGGGCGCCCAGGATACGGGCGGCGCCATTACAGGCGAGGTTCGCGCGGACCTGTTCTGGGGCACTGGTCCAGAGGCCGGTGAGCTGGCCGGGAACATGAAGCAGCCAGGGCAGATCTGGATGCTGTGGCCCAAGGGGGCGGCGCTGCCTGAGGTGCCGAAAGTCCCTTGA
- the ligB gene encoding NAD-dependent DNA ligase LigB, protein MPSMLIAALLILLPIVTQAATCPTWPQARANDEITRLRETLATWDDQYHRQGHSPVADELYDQSRQRLHTLQTCFDLPGSDDPLASARGTIAHPTPHTGVIKLADEQAVASWLRAKRDVWIQPKVDGVATSLVYRQGHLVQLLSRGDGVQGHDWSRHIPNLSGITRQLPEPLDLVLQGELYWRLSQHTQAQDGSANARGTVAGLLARKTLDDTQGADIGLFVWDWPEGPSRQAQRLSRLAELGFADSQRYSIAIETFEQASHWRQHWYRSPLPFATDGVILRQDSRPPAKRWRASPPSWIAAWKYPFQQALAEVREVRFRVGRTGRITPMLHLHPVVLDDRRISLVSVGSLARWQTLDIRPGDQVAITLAGLTVPRLESVVHRSTHREPVTAPDATQHHPLSCWQPDDTCKAQFLARLAWLSGRQGLKMSNLGPGIWARLVDHGAVASLHDWLALDRADLQRIPGIGTARAEQLLQAFAKARQEPFERWLRALGVPAPRSLQLGPDWQTLAAKGREHWLAEPGIGPGRAAQLEAFFADETLGLLAKQLRAHAIQGF, encoded by the coding sequence ATGCCCTCAATGCTCATCGCTGCATTGCTGATTCTTCTGCCGATCGTCACTCAGGCCGCCACCTGCCCGACCTGGCCCCAGGCTCGTGCCAACGATGAAATCACCCGATTGCGCGAAACCCTCGCCACGTGGGACGACCAGTACCACCGCCAGGGCCATTCACCCGTGGCGGACGAACTCTACGACCAGAGCCGGCAGCGCCTGCACACGCTGCAAACCTGCTTCGACCTGCCAGGCAGCGATGACCCGCTGGCCAGCGCCCGCGGCACCATTGCCCACCCCACACCCCATACGGGCGTGATCAAATTGGCCGATGAGCAGGCCGTAGCCAGCTGGCTGCGAGCAAAGCGTGATGTCTGGATACAACCGAAGGTCGACGGGGTCGCGACTTCGCTGGTGTACCGCCAAGGCCATTTGGTGCAGTTGCTCAGCCGTGGCGATGGCGTGCAAGGGCACGACTGGAGCCGCCATATTCCCAACCTGAGCGGTATCACTCGACAACTGCCGGAGCCTCTGGACCTCGTACTGCAGGGCGAACTCTACTGGCGCCTGTCGCAGCACACACAAGCGCAGGACGGCAGCGCCAATGCTCGTGGCACAGTGGCCGGACTGCTGGCGCGCAAGACGCTGGACGATACCCAAGGTGCCGATATTGGCCTGTTCGTCTGGGATTGGCCCGAGGGGCCGTCCCGGCAGGCGCAGCGGCTGTCTCGGCTGGCGGAGCTGGGCTTTGCCGACAGCCAGCGCTATAGCATCGCCATCGAAACCTTCGAGCAGGCGTCACACTGGCGCCAGCATTGGTACCGCTCGCCCCTGCCCTTCGCTACCGATGGCGTGATCCTGCGCCAGGACAGTCGCCCGCCGGCCAAACGCTGGCGAGCCAGCCCGCCCTCTTGGATAGCCGCCTGGAAGTACCCGTTCCAACAGGCCCTGGCCGAGGTACGCGAGGTGCGCTTTCGGGTCGGACGAACCGGTCGCATCACACCCATGCTCCACCTGCACCCTGTCGTGCTGGATGACCGCCGCATCAGCCTGGTCAGCGTCGGCTCGCTGGCGCGCTGGCAGACACTCGACATCCGCCCAGGCGATCAGGTGGCGATCACGCTGGCTGGACTGACGGTACCGCGACTGGAAAGCGTGGTGCACCGCTCGACGCACCGGGAGCCCGTGACGGCGCCGGACGCCACACAGCACCATCCCCTCAGTTGCTGGCAGCCCGACGACACCTGCAAAGCGCAGTTCCTCGCCCGCCTTGCCTGGTTGAGCGGTCGCCAGGGCTTGAAGATGTCCAACCTCGGCCCTGGCATCTGGGCTCGCCTGGTGGATCATGGAGCAGTGGCCAGTCTGCATGACTGGCTGGCCTTGGACCGCGCCGACCTGCAGCGTATCCCGGGTATCGGCACGGCCCGTGCCGAGCAACTGCTGCAAGCCTTCGCCAAGGCTCGCCAGGAACCGTTCGAGCGCTGGTTGCGGGCACTCGGCGTCCCGGCGCCTCGCAGCCTGCAACTGGGGCCGGATTGGCAGACACTCGCGGCCAAGGGCCGCGAGCATTGGCTTGCCGAGCCCGGCATCGGTCCTGGGCGCGCCGCGCAACTGGAGGCGTTCTTCGCGGATGAAACACTGGGCCTGCTGGCAAAGCAATTGCGCGCACATGCAATCCAGGGTTTCTAA
- a CDS encoding c-type cytochrome, with the protein MLKCFTVLLLVSLSLAACDRVDPNSPLGQRKAIFKQMLKTSEDMGGMLRGRIPFDGARFAEGAVKLDGLSHEPWKHFPQVKDEGDSSARPEVWERQARFQELARQLEAVTGELVSVTGDQPLEAAALKAPMDKVEAACKACHTEFRNH; encoded by the coding sequence ATGTTGAAATGTTTCACCGTTCTGCTGTTGGTCAGCCTATCCCTGGCGGCCTGTGACCGTGTCGATCCTAACTCACCACTGGGCCAGCGCAAGGCGATCTTCAAGCAGATGCTCAAGACCAGCGAAGATATGGGCGGCATGCTGCGTGGCCGAATACCGTTCGATGGCGCCCGGTTCGCGGAGGGCGCGGTGAAGCTCGATGGCCTGTCCCACGAGCCGTGGAAGCATTTTCCGCAGGTCAAGGATGAGGGCGATAGCAGCGCGCGGCCTGAGGTGTGGGAGCGTCAGGCGCGTTTCCAGGAGTTGGCTCGGCAATTGGAGGCGGTGACAGGCGAACTGGTCAGCGTGACCGGTGACCAGCCACTGGAGGCGGCAGCTCTGAAAGCGCCAATGGACAAGGTCGAAGCTGCGTGCAAGGCCTGCCATACGGAGTTTCGCAACCACTGA
- a CDS encoding MAPEG family protein: MTVALWCILIAMILPPLCGLTAKLSSGRFGLRDNHDPRAFLDTLSGLPRRAHAAQQNGFEAFPAFAAAVLVADIVGNAEQVTQDVLAVLYITSRLLYIICYLADLAILRSLMWFAGLGLIVAFFVVSI; encoded by the coding sequence ATGACCGTAGCCCTGTGGTGCATCCTGATTGCCATGATCCTGCCGCCGCTGTGCGGGTTGACGGCGAAGCTGAGCAGTGGCCGTTTCGGCCTGCGAGACAATCACGACCCGCGCGCCTTCCTCGATACCTTGTCGGGCCTGCCACGCCGTGCCCATGCCGCCCAGCAGAATGGCTTCGAGGCCTTTCCGGCATTTGCCGCTGCGGTGCTTGTCGCCGACATTGTCGGCAACGCCGAGCAGGTAACGCAGGATGTGCTGGCGGTGCTGTACATTACCAGCCGCCTGCTCTACATCATTTGCTACCTGGCCGATTTGGCCATCCTGCGTTCGTTGATGTGGTTCGCGGGGCTGGGGCTGATCGTGGCGTTCTTCGTGGTCTCCATTTGA
- the ahcY gene encoding adenosylhomocysteinase produces MSAVNTPAGFSDFKVADISLADWGRKEVIIAESEMPALMGLRRKYQAEQPLKGAKILGCIHMTIQTAVLIETLVALGAEVRWSSCNIFSTQDQAAAAIAAAGIPVFAWKGETEQEYEWCIEQTILKDGQPWDANMVLDDGGDLTEILHKKYPAMLEKVHGITEETTTGVHRLLDMLAKGELKVPAINVNDSVTKSKNDNKYGCRHSLNDAIKRGTDHLLSGKQALVIGYGDVGKGSAQSLRQEGMIVKVTEVDPICAMQACMDGFEVVSPFKDGINTGTEAGINKDLLGRIDLIVTTTGNVNVCDANMLKALKKRAVVCNIGHFDNEIDTAFMRKNWAWEEVKPQVHKIHRTGAGTFDPQNDDYLILLAEGRLVNLGNATGHPSRIMDGSFANQVLAQIFLFEQKFAQLPAAQKAERLTVEVLPKKLDEEVALEMVRGFGGVVTQLTPQQAEYIGVTVEGPFKPDAYRY; encoded by the coding sequence ATGAGCGCTGTAAACACGCCTGCAGGTTTTTCCGACTTCAAGGTCGCCGACATTTCCCTGGCCGATTGGGGCCGCAAGGAAGTCATCATCGCCGAATCGGAAATGCCCGCGCTGATGGGCCTGCGCCGCAAGTACCAGGCAGAGCAACCGCTCAAGGGCGCCAAGATCCTGGGCTGCATCCACATGACCATCCAGACCGCCGTACTGATCGAGACCCTGGTCGCCCTGGGCGCCGAAGTGCGCTGGTCGTCGTGCAACATCTTCTCGACCCAGGACCAGGCCGCTGCCGCCATCGCCGCCGCCGGCATCCCTGTCTTCGCCTGGAAGGGCGAGACCGAGCAGGAATACGAATGGTGCATCGAGCAGACCATTCTCAAGGACGGCCAGCCATGGGACGCCAACATGGTCCTGGACGACGGCGGTGACCTGACCGAAATCCTGCACAAGAAATACCCGGCGATGCTGGAGAAGGTCCACGGCATCACCGAAGAGACCACCACCGGCGTGCACCGCCTGCTGGACATGCTGGCCAAAGGCGAGCTGAAGGTGCCGGCGATCAACGTCAACGACTCGGTCACCAAGAGCAAGAACGACAACAAGTACGGTTGCCGTCACAGCCTCAACGACGCCATCAAGCGTGGTACCGACCACCTGCTGTCGGGCAAACAGGCCCTGGTGATCGGCTACGGTGACGTGGGCAAGGGCTCGGCTCAGTCGCTGCGTCAGGAAGGCATGATCGTCAAGGTCACCGAAGTTGACCCGATCTGTGCCATGCAGGCCTGCATGGACGGCTTCGAAGTCGTTTCCCCGTTCAAGGACGGCATCAACACCGGCACCGAAGCGGGCATCAACAAGGACCTGCTGGGCCGCATCGATCTGATCGTCACCACCACCGGTAACGTCAATGTCTGCGACGCCAACATGCTCAAGGCCCTGAAGAAGCGCGCCGTGGTCTGCAACATCGGTCACTTCGACAACGAAATCGACACCGCCTTCATGCGCAAGAACTGGGCATGGGAAGAGGTCAAGCCGCAGGTTCACAAGATCCACCGTACCGGTGCTGGCACCTTCGATCCGCAGAACGACGACTACCTGATCCTGCTGGCCGAAGGCCGCCTGGTGAACCTGGGCAACGCCACTGGCCACCCAAGCCGCATCATGGACGGCTCGTTCGCCAACCAGGTCCTGGCCCAAATCTTCCTGTTCGAGCAGAAGTTCGCCCAACTGCCTGCCGCACAGAAAGCCGAGCGTCTGACCGTCGAAGTACTGCCCAAGAAGCTCGACGAAGAAGTCGCCCTGGAAATGGTCCGCGGCTTCGGCGGCGTGGTCACCCAGCTGACCCCGCAGCAGGCCGAGTACATCGGCGTGACCGTCGAAGGCCCGTTCAAGCCGGACGCCTACCGCTACTAA
- a CDS encoding AAA family ATPase: MSLSKLFLREVGLKPACRAPEILRHVFPMRFNKNISIIIGENGSGKSTLLEAIAIKLGCNPEGGGRNFHFKTEDTHSSLHDALRLTKGYRKEGDLFFYRAESFYNVTTEIRSLDAAGSFDPKINTYYGGQDLHELSHGEAMEALYQHRFKENGLYILDEPEASLSAQRQLNFIIRICELAEGGAQFVIATHSPILMFTPGCDLFKLEGGVLESTQARDTELFNLYRAVISSSGAFLEKMLHD; this comes from the coding sequence ATGTCATTGAGTAAACTCTTCTTGAGAGAGGTTGGCCTAAAACCGGCATGTCGTGCTCCAGAGATTTTGCGGCATGTATTTCCTATGCGGTTTAATAAAAATATTTCAATCATTATAGGAGAGAATGGTTCGGGGAAGTCGACCTTGCTGGAAGCTATCGCCATTAAGTTAGGATGTAACCCAGAAGGTGGCGGCAGAAACTTTCACTTTAAAACCGAAGATACTCACTCGTCATTGCATGACGCCTTACGCCTGACGAAAGGCTATCGGAAGGAGGGGGATCTTTTCTTCTATCGGGCAGAGAGTTTCTATAATGTGACGACCGAGATTCGGAGTCTCGATGCAGCGGGTAGCTTTGATCCGAAAATCAACACTTACTATGGTGGGCAGGACCTACATGAGTTATCCCATGGTGAAGCCATGGAAGCGCTTTATCAGCATCGTTTCAAGGAAAATGGTCTTTATATTCTCGATGAGCCAGAAGCTTCGCTGTCTGCGCAACGGCAACTCAATTTCATTATCCGAATTTGCGAGCTTGCCGAGGGGGGCGCCCAATTCGTCATTGCTACGCACTCGCCGATTCTCATGTTCACGCCCGGTTGTGATCTCTTCAAGCTTGAAGGTGGCGTGCTGGAGTCCACGCAGGCGAGGGATACGGAATTGTTCAACCTCTACAGAGCTGTGATCTCATCATCAGGAGCGTTTCTTGAGAAAATGTTGCACGATTGA
- a CDS encoding acyl-CoA thioesterase has translation MNFHTRKWVKPEDLNPNGTLFGGSLLRWIDEEAAIYAIVQLGNQRVVTKYMSEINFVSASRQGDIIELGITATEFGRTSITLKCEVRNKITRKAILTVDKMVFVNLGEDGLPAAHGRTEIKYIQDQFPDTAVE, from the coding sequence ATGAATTTCCACACCCGCAAGTGGGTAAAACCCGAAGACCTCAACCCCAACGGCACCCTGTTCGGCGGCAGCCTGCTGCGCTGGATCGACGAAGAGGCAGCGATCTACGCCATCGTCCAGCTGGGCAACCAGCGCGTGGTCACCAAGTACATGTCGGAAATCAACTTCGTCAGTGCCTCGCGCCAGGGTGACATCATCGAGCTGGGCATCACCGCCACCGAATTCGGTCGTACCTCCATCACGCTGAAGTGCGAAGTGCGCAACAAGATTACCCGCAAGGCCATTCTCACGGTCGACAAGATGGTGTTCGTCAACCTGGGTGAAGATGGCCTGCCGGCGGCGCATGGGCGTACCGAGATCAAGTACATCCAGGACCAGTTCCCGGATACCGCGGTGGAGTGA
- a CDS encoding DUF1090 domain-containing protein, whose protein sequence is MKLLSSLALSALLSVAASPLLAAEEQPGLTGCAAKRQAISEQLEQARTQGNSEQQAGLEKALAEATEHCTDSSLRKEREQKVLEARHEVNQRTKDLDKAMKKGDPEKINKRKEKLAEAKKELQEAVDGLER, encoded by the coding sequence ATGAAATTGCTTTCGTCCCTTGCACTGTCCGCCCTGCTCAGCGTGGCTGCCAGCCCCCTGCTGGCCGCCGAAGAGCAGCCTGGGCTGACCGGCTGCGCGGCCAAGCGCCAGGCTATCAGCGAACAGCTCGAACAAGCGCGCACCCAAGGCAACAGCGAGCAACAGGCCGGTCTGGAAAAGGCCCTGGCCGAAGCCACCGAACACTGCACCGACTCCAGCCTGCGCAAGGAGCGTGAGCAGAAGGTCCTCGAGGCTCGCCACGAAGTGAACCAACGCACCAAGGACCTGGACAAGGCCATGAAGAAAGGCGATCCGGAGAAGATCAACAAGCGTAAGGAAAAACTCGCCGAGGCCAAGAAGGAGCTGCAGGAAGCGGTCGACGGACTGGAGCGTTGA
- a CDS encoding DUF1090 domain-containing protein yields the protein MKARSALTLLMTLGLAAGTVHAAQPNPGLTGCAAKRSAIENQLQYARKHNNWGEIRGLEKALKEHTAHCTDASLKQQREAKVADAKAEVAERKTDLAEAQAKGDKGKIAKRERKLAESEAELKQAELELNK from the coding sequence ATGAAAGCCCGTTCTGCCCTGACATTGCTGATGACCCTTGGCCTGGCGGCTGGCACCGTGCACGCAGCGCAGCCCAACCCAGGCCTGACCGGTTGCGCAGCCAAGCGCAGCGCCATCGAAAACCAGCTCCAATACGCTCGCAAGCACAATAACTGGGGTGAAATTCGCGGCCTGGAAAAAGCCTTGAAGGAACACACCGCACACTGCACCGACGCCAGCCTCAAACAGCAGCGTGAAGCCAAGGTCGCTGACGCCAAGGCGGAAGTCGCCGAGCGCAAGACAGACCTCGCTGAAGCCCAAGCCAAGGGCGACAAGGGCAAGATCGCCAAGCGCGAGCGAAAACTTGCCGAGTCCGAGGCGGAACTCAAGCAGGCCGAATTGGAATTGAACAAGTGA